From a single Apium graveolens cultivar Ventura chromosome 2, ASM990537v1, whole genome shotgun sequence genomic region:
- the LOC141699840 gene encoding secreted RxLR effector protein 161-like, with protein MVVRSLEPDKDPFQPREDGEEVLGLKIPYLGAIGAYMYLANNTRSDIAFVVNLLARFSSTPMDRHWNEIKHKFLYLRGTPDFGLFFPKNSTSQLIRYACAKYFPDPHFGKSQTGYVFTYCGVAISWKSM; from the coding sequence ATGGTAGTTAGATCTTTAGAACCTGATAAAGATCCATTTCAACCACGAGAAGATGGTGAAGAGGTTCTTGGTCTTAAAATCCCATATCTTGGAGCAATTGGGGCATATATGTATCTTGCAAATAATACAAGGTCAGATATTGCATTTGTTGTGAATTTATTGGCTAGATTTAGCTCTACTCCGATGGACAGACATTGGAATGAGATCAAGCATAAATTTCTTTATCTTCGTGGAACACCTGATTTTGGGTTATTCTTCCCGAAAAACTCAACATCTCAGTTGATCAGATATGCATGCGCTAAATATTTTCCAGATCCTCATTTTGGCAAATCACAAACTGGATACGTATTTACATATTGCGGTGTAGCCATTTCCTGGAAATCCATGTAG
- the LOC141708343 gene encoding uncharacterized protein LOC141708343 isoform X2 — MPGFLNLLEMNLRLSLGFRSFLFPCRVSVVPYFGHLTFMKTNIPCPSMTPKVSEAFDMDMVDSCYSALDKSTYEYLNNCDRDTVEISFELYNDDICTFCREGDVDDAMNVLSEMEALGFRPNYITYSCLVAALASHGRTCEAEAIFQEMLQNGFKPRLKLCNLLLRSFLRKGLLGLAYRLLLAMDDFNLKKNRETYEILLDYYVSAGRLEDTWSVIAMMKREGFQLDSFVCSKVIGLYRDNGMWKKALGTVREIREMGLLPDKRIYNSIIDTLGKCGELGEALEVFGKMKQEGISPDITTWNSLIQWHCKHGELSIALELLAKMQQQGLYPDVKIFVTIISRLGEQGKWDVIKKNFENLKCWGHQRSGAIYAVLVDIYGQYGRFQDAEESINALKSEGVQLSANLFCVLANAYAQQVPLIYKEMESAGCTPDRKARELLQTALMVIEKPQI, encoded by the coding sequence ATGCCAGGGTTCTTGAATCTACTTGAAATGAATCTGAGGTTGTCTTTAGGCTTCCGTTCTTTTTtatttccttgtcgtgtttcgGTTGTACCCTACTTTGGCCACCTGACATTTATGAAAACAAACATCCCTTGTCCTTCCATGACCCCTAAAGTATCTGAAGCTTTTGATATGGACATGGTTGACAGCTGCTATAGTGCTCTTGACAAGTCTACTTATGAGTACCTGAATAATTGTGACAGGGATACGGTGGAAATTTCATTTGAACTGTACAATGATGACATCTGTACCTTCTGTAGAGAAGGGGATGTAGATGATGCTATGAATGTTCTTTCTGAGATGGAAGCTCTTGGCTTTCGTCCAAACTACATTACTTATTCTTGCTTAGTAGCAGCTCTTGCAAGTCATGGCAGAACCTGCGAAGCTGAGGCAATCTTCCAAGAAATGTTACAAAATGGGTTCAAGCCCAGACTTAAATTGTGTAATTTGTTACTCAGAAGTTTTTTACGAAAAGGTCTCTTAGGACTGGCATATCGGCTGCTATTGGCAATGGATGATTTCAATTTGAAGAAAAATCGTGAAACATACGAGATCCTTCTTGATTATTATGTTTCTGCTGGGCGGTTGGAAGATACCTGGTCAGTCATTGCTATGATGAAGCGTGAGGGTTTCCAACTCGATTCATTTGTTTGTAGCAAGGTTATTGGCCTTTACAGGGACAACGGGATGTGGAAAAAAGCTTTGGGCACTGTGAGAGAGATCAGGGAAATGGGGCTGTTACCAGATAAGAGGATATACAATAGTATTATTGATACATTAGGGAAATGTGGTGAGCTAGGAGAAGCGTTAGAAGTGTTTGGTAAAATGAAACAGGAAGGAATAAGTCCAGACATCACGACATGGAATTCTTTGATCCAGTGGCATTGCAAGCACGGAGAACTTTCAATTGCTCTCGAGTTGTTAGCTAAAATGCAGCAACAAGGGCTATATCCTGATGTAAAGATCTTTGTCACAATAATAAGCCGTTTGGGGGAGCAGGGTAAGTGGGATGTGATAAAGAAAAACTTTGAGAATCTGAAATGTTGGGGACATCAAAGAAGTGGAGCTATATATGCAGTTCTGGTTGATATTTATGGGCAGTATGGGAGATTTCAGGATGCAGAAGAGAGTATAAATGCTTTAAAGTCTGAAGGTGTTCAACTTTCCGCTAACCTGTTTTGTGTTCTAGCAAATGCCTATGCACAACAG